From a region of the Enterobacter cancerogenus genome:
- a CDS encoding IMPACT family protein, whose protein sequence is MESWLIPAEPVTFVEEIKKSRFITLLAHTEGVEAARAFVESVRAQHPDARHHCVAWVAGPPNDSQQLGFSDDGEPAGTAGKPMLSQLMGSGVGEITAVVVRYYGGILLGTGGLVKAYGGGVQQALNLLITTRKTPLTEYTLLCDYAQLSGIDALLKQFNGAIVHSDYQAMVQLRVALPQAELAAFSAKLADFSRGALQLLPIEE, encoded by the coding sequence ATGGAAAGCTGGCTGATACCGGCTGAACCGGTCACCTTTGTTGAGGAAATCAAGAAAAGCCGTTTTATCACGCTGCTCGCGCATACCGAGGGCGTGGAGGCGGCCAGGGCGTTTGTCGAGTCCGTTCGCGCGCAGCATCCTGACGCACGTCACCACTGCGTGGCGTGGGTAGCGGGGCCGCCAAACGACTCCCAGCAGCTGGGGTTTTCAGACGACGGTGAACCGGCGGGTACGGCCGGTAAGCCCATGCTCTCGCAGCTGATGGGCAGCGGTGTGGGCGAGATCACCGCCGTGGTGGTTCGCTACTACGGCGGGATTTTATTAGGCACGGGTGGGCTGGTGAAAGCCTACGGTGGCGGCGTCCAGCAGGCGCTGAATCTGCTGATAACCACCCGCAAAACGCCACTGACCGAATATACTCTGTTATGTGACTACGCCCAGCTGTCGGGCATTGACGCGCTGCTCAAGCAGTTTAACGGTGCGATAGTCCACAGCGATTACCAGGCGATGGTGCAACTGCGTGTGGCGCTTCCACAGGCGGAACTGGCTGCTTTTTCAGCGAAACTCGCTGATTTTAGTCGCGGCGCGTTGCAATTGCTGCCGATTGAAGAATAA
- the trkH gene encoding Trk system potassium transporter TrkH — protein MHFRAITRIVGLLVILFSGTMILPGLVALLYRDGAGRAFTQTFFVALAIGSLLWWPNRREKGELKSREGFLIVVLFWTVLGSVGSLPFIFSEQPNLSITDAFFESFSGLTTTGATTLVGLDSLPHAILFYRQMLQWFGGMGIIVLAVAILPILGVGGMQLYRAEMPGPLKDNKMRPRIAETAKTLWLIYVLLTVACALALWFAGMPAFDAIGHSFATIAIGGFSTHDASVGYFDSPTINTIIAIFLLISGCNYGLHFSLLSGRSLKVYWRDPEFRMFIGVQLTLVIICTLVLWFHDVYTSAVTTLNQAFFQVVSMATTAGFTTDSIARWPLFLPVLLLCSAFIGGCAGSTGGGLKVIRILLLFKQGNRELKRLVHPNAVYSIKLGNRALPERILEAVWGFFSAYALVFIVSMLAIIATGVDDFSAFASVVATLNNLGPGLGVVADNFASMNPVAKWILIANMLFGRLEVFTLLVLFTPTFWRE, from the coding sequence ATGCATTTTCGTGCCATTACCCGAATCGTTGGACTGCTGGTCATACTCTTTTCCGGGACGATGATCCTCCCTGGACTGGTGGCGCTTCTTTACAGAGACGGTGCGGGTCGCGCGTTTACCCAGACCTTCTTTGTTGCGCTGGCGATCGGTTCGCTGCTGTGGTGGCCAAACCGCCGTGAAAAAGGGGAACTGAAATCGCGCGAGGGGTTCCTGATTGTCGTGCTGTTCTGGACGGTGCTGGGAAGCGTCGGTTCGCTGCCCTTTATCTTCTCTGAACAGCCCAACCTGAGCATCACGGATGCCTTTTTTGAATCCTTCTCCGGCTTAACGACCACCGGGGCCACCACGCTGGTAGGGCTGGATTCGTTACCCCACGCAATCCTCTTTTATCGTCAGATGCTCCAGTGGTTCGGCGGTATGGGGATCATCGTGCTTGCTGTGGCTATTCTGCCCATCCTCGGCGTCGGCGGGATGCAGCTCTATCGCGCTGAAATGCCAGGCCCGCTAAAAGATAACAAAATGCGGCCACGTATTGCCGAGACGGCGAAAACCCTGTGGCTTATCTACGTTTTGCTGACGGTGGCCTGTGCGCTGGCGCTGTGGTTTGCCGGTATGCCCGCATTTGATGCCATCGGACACAGCTTTGCGACCATCGCTATCGGCGGATTTTCAACGCACGACGCCAGCGTGGGCTACTTTGACAGCCCAACGATTAACACCATTATTGCCATCTTTTTGCTGATCTCCGGCTGTAACTATGGCCTGCACTTCTCTTTACTGAGCGGGCGTAGCCTGAAAGTGTACTGGCGTGACCCGGAGTTCCGCATGTTTATTGGCGTGCAGTTAACGCTGGTCATTATCTGTACCCTGGTCCTGTGGTTCCACGACGTTTATACCTCGGCGGTCACAACGCTAAACCAGGCGTTCTTCCAGGTGGTGTCGATGGCGACGACCGCCGGTTTTACCACGGACAGCATTGCGCGCTGGCCGTTGTTCCTGCCGGTCCTGCTGCTTTGCTCCGCGTTTATTGGGGGCTGTGCCGGGTCAACGGGCGGGGGGCTGAAGGTGATTCGAATTCTGCTGTTATTCAAGCAGGGGAACCGTGAGCTGAAACGCCTGGTCCACCCGAACGCGGTCTACAGTATCAAGCTGGGAAACCGCGCACTGCCTGAACGTATTCTCGAAGCCGTGTGGGGGTTCTTCTCCGCCTATGCGCTGGTCTTTATCGTCAGTATGCTGGCTATTATTGCTACCGGCGTTGATGATTTCTCGGCGTTTGCTTCTGTTGTGGCTACGCTTAATAACCTTGGGCCTGGGCTGGGCGTGGTGGCGGATAACTTTGCCAGCATGAACCCGGTCGCGAAGTGGATCTTGATTGCCAACATGCTGTTTGGTCGTCTTGAGGTCTTTACGCTGCTGGTTCTGTTTACCCCAACATTCTGGCGCGAGTAA
- the hemG gene encoding menaquinone-dependent protoporphyrinogen IX dehydrogenase, with amino-acid sequence MKTLILFSTRDGQTREIASYLASELKEQGIYSDVVNLNRAEQIAWQDYDRVVIGASIRYGHFHPALDRFVKKHLAALSQLPGAFYSVNLVARKAEKRTPQTNSYTRKFLLNSPWQPDLCAVFAGALRYPHYRWYDRMMIRLIMKMTGGETDTRKEVVYTDWLQVAGFAREIAQLTSDSRVN; translated from the coding sequence GTGAAAACACTTATTCTTTTCTCAACGCGAGACGGGCAAACGCGTGAGATTGCCTCTTATCTTGCTTCTGAATTAAAAGAGCAGGGCATTTACTCGGACGTGGTGAACCTGAACCGTGCCGAACAGATTGCCTGGCAGGATTACGATCGCGTAGTGATTGGCGCGTCTATTCGTTATGGTCATTTCCATCCTGCACTGGACCGTTTCGTGAAGAAACACCTGGCTGCGCTCAGTCAGCTGCCTGGCGCGTTCTATTCGGTCAACCTGGTCGCCCGTAAAGCTGAAAAGCGTACGCCGCAGACAAACAGCTATACGCGTAAGTTTTTGCTGAACTCGCCATGGCAACCCGATCTGTGTGCTGTCTTCGCCGGGGCGCTGCGCTACCCGCATTATCGCTGGTATGACCGGATGATGATCCGCCTGATCATGAAAATGACCGGTGGTGAAACCGATACGCGTAAAGAAGTGGTATATACCGACTGGCTGCAGGTAGCCGGTTTTGCCCGGGAAATCGCACAGTTAACAAGCGATTCGCGGGTAAATTAA
- the bcsG gene encoding cellulose biosynthesis protein BcsG: MTNSTYTTSAPSPLWQYWRGLSGWNFYFLVKFGLLWAGYLNFHPLLNLVFMAFLLMPIPNVRLHRIRHWIAIPIGFGLFWHDTWLPGLESIMSQGSQVAGFSSDYILDLTERFINWEMIGAVFVLLVAWLFLSQWIRVTVFVVAIMVWLNVLTLTGPSFSLWPAGQPTTTVTTTGGSAAATVATAGDTPVVGDIPAQTAPPTSANLNNWLSSFYTAEDKRQTKFPDALPADAQPFELLVINICSLSWADVDAAGLMSHPLWSHFDIQFKDFNSATSYSGPAAIRLLRASCGQPSHKNLYLPAGNQCYLFDNLAKLGFTQHLMLGHNGQFGNFLKEIREQGGMQAPLMDQTGLPVQLLGFDGSPVYDDAAVLQRWLQTIDKDTNPRSATFYNTLPLHDGNHFPGVSKTADYKVRAQKLFDELDAFLTELEKSGRKVMVVVVPEHGGALKGDRMQVSGLRDIPSPSITNVPAGIKFIGMKAPHQGAPVEITQPSSYLAISEIVARAVDGKLFVEDSVNWDQLTSNLPQTAEVSENANAVVIQYQKKPYVRLNGGDWVPYPQ, encoded by the coding sequence ATGACTAATTCTACCTATACCACGTCGGCGCCATCGCCGCTCTGGCAATACTGGCGCGGCCTTTCCGGCTGGAACTTTTACTTTCTGGTGAAATTTGGTCTGCTGTGGGCAGGCTATCTTAATTTCCACCCTCTGCTGAACCTGGTGTTTATGGCATTCCTGCTGATGCCCATTCCGAACGTCAGGCTGCACCGTATACGCCACTGGATCGCTATTCCGATAGGGTTTGGTCTGTTCTGGCATGACACCTGGCTGCCTGGCCTGGAAAGCATCATGAGCCAGGGCTCGCAGGTTGCGGGCTTTAGTTCCGACTATATTCTCGATCTGACCGAGCGTTTCATTAACTGGGAGATGATTGGGGCAGTGTTCGTGCTGCTGGTCGCCTGGCTGTTCCTGTCACAATGGATCCGCGTCACGGTGTTTGTGGTCGCGATTATGGTCTGGCTTAACGTGCTGACGCTGACAGGCCCGAGCTTCTCCCTGTGGCCAGCCGGTCAGCCAACCACCACGGTTACCACCACTGGCGGCTCTGCGGCGGCTACCGTGGCGACAGCGGGCGACACGCCGGTAGTAGGTGATATCCCTGCGCAAACGGCACCGCCGACCTCGGCGAACCTGAATAACTGGCTTTCAAGTTTCTATACGGCTGAAGACAAGCGTCAGACCAAATTCCCGGACGCGCTGCCTGCCGATGCTCAGCCGTTTGAACTGCTGGTGATCAACATCTGTTCCCTGTCCTGGGCCGACGTGGATGCCGCCGGGTTGATGTCGCACCCGCTGTGGTCACACTTTGACATCCAGTTTAAAGATTTTAACTCTGCCACGTCGTACAGCGGCCCGGCAGCCATTCGTCTGCTGCGTGCGAGTTGCGGTCAGCCATCGCACAAAAATCTTTACCTGCCAGCGGGCAACCAGTGTTACCTGTTTGATAATCTGGCTAAGCTGGGCTTCACGCAGCACCTGATGCTCGGCCATAACGGTCAGTTTGGTAACTTCCTGAAAGAGATTCGTGAGCAAGGGGGAATGCAGGCCCCGCTGATGGATCAAACCGGCCTGCCGGTGCAACTGCTGGGCTTTGACGGTTCGCCGGTATACGACGACGCCGCCGTGCTGCAGCGCTGGCTACAGACCATCGATAAAGACACAAACCCACGCAGCGCCACGTTCTATAACACCCTGCCGCTGCATGACGGGAACCACTTCCCTGGCGTGAGCAAAACGGCGGATTATAAAGTGCGTGCGCAAAAGCTCTTTGACGAGCTGGACGCGTTCTTAACCGAGCTGGAAAAATCAGGCCGTAAGGTGATGGTGGTTGTGGTGCCAGAACACGGCGGTGCGCTGAAGGGCGACAGAATGCAGGTGTCCGGCCTGCGCGATATCCCAAGCCCGTCCATCACCAACGTGCCTGCCGGGATTAAGTTCATCGGCATGAAGGCACCGCACCAGGGCGCACCGGTTGAGATCACCCAGCCAAGCAGCTACCTGGCGATCTCAGAAATCGTTGCCCGCGCGGTCGACGGCAAGCTGTTTGTGGAAGATAGCGTGAACTGGGATCAGCTTACCAGCAATCTGCCGCAGACGGCTGAGGTATCGGAGAACGCCAACGCGGTGGTGATCCAGTACCAGAAAAAACCGTATGTTCGTCTCAACGGCGGGGACTGGGTCCCTTATCCGCAATAA
- the murB gene encoding UDP-N-acetylmuramate dehydrogenase has translation MNHSLKPWNTFGIQRNANQIVRAECAQQLLEAWQNAAENGEPVLILGEGSNVLFLDDFAGTVIVNRIMGIDVKECADSWHLHVGAGENWHHLVQYTLEQGMPGLENLALIPGCAGSSPIQNIGAYGIELKHVCEYVDCLELATGNALRLTAEQCRFGYRDSIFKHEYQDRYVIVAVGLRLAKAWTPVLTYGDLTRLDPATVTAREVFDSVCHMRMTKLPDPKVNGNAGSFFKNPVISGETAKAFLAGWPTAPHYPQADGSVKLAAGWLIDQCELKGTSVGGAAVHRQQALVLINQSNATSEDVVKLAHHVRQRVGEKFNVWLEPEVRFIGRTGEVSAVETIA, from the coding sequence ATGAACCACTCCCTTAAGCCCTGGAATACCTTTGGCATTCAACGCAATGCTAATCAAATTGTACGTGCCGAGTGTGCTCAGCAACTGCTGGAAGCATGGCAAAACGCAGCAGAAAACGGTGAACCCGTACTTATTCTGGGCGAAGGAAGTAATGTCCTGTTTCTCGATGATTTTGCGGGAACGGTTATCGTCAACCGCATCATGGGAATTGATGTTAAAGAGTGCGCCGACAGCTGGCATCTGCACGTCGGGGCCGGCGAAAACTGGCACCATCTGGTGCAATACACCCTTGAACAAGGCATGCCGGGTCTCGAAAACCTTGCGCTCATCCCCGGTTGTGCCGGATCGTCACCGATTCAAAATATTGGTGCGTACGGTATCGAGCTAAAACACGTCTGCGAATATGTCGACTGCCTTGAGCTGGCGACCGGAAACGCCCTGCGTTTGACCGCAGAGCAGTGCCGTTTTGGCTATCGGGACAGTATTTTCAAGCATGAATACCAGGATCGCTACGTGATTGTGGCCGTAGGTCTTCGTCTGGCGAAAGCGTGGACGCCCGTTCTGACCTACGGTGATTTAACCCGTCTCGATCCTGCGACCGTCACCGCCCGGGAAGTCTTTGATTCAGTCTGCCATATGCGGATGACAAAACTGCCTGACCCGAAAGTGAACGGTAATGCGGGCAGTTTCTTCAAAAACCCGGTTATCAGCGGCGAAACGGCGAAAGCTTTCCTGGCGGGCTGGCCAACGGCACCCCATTATCCACAGGCGGATGGCAGCGTGAAGCTGGCTGCTGGCTGGCTTATCGATCAATGTGAACTAAAAGGCACGTCGGTGGGCGGTGCTGCCGTTCATCGTCAGCAGGCGCTGGTACTGATCAATCAAAGCAATGCGACCAGTGAAGACGTGGTCAAGCTTGCACATCATGTTCGCCAGCGTGTGGGCGAGAAATTCAACGTCTGGCTCGAGCCCGAAGTGCGCTTTATTGGTCGCACGGGCGAAGTCAGTGCCGTGGAGACAATTGCGTGA
- the pepQ gene encoding Xaa-Pro dipeptidase, with protein sequence MDSLASLYKNHIVTLQERTRDVLARFKLDALLIHSGELMNTFLDDHAYPFKVNPQFKAWVPVTQVPNCWLLVDGVNKPKLWFYLPVDYWHNVEPLPTSFWTEEIDVIALPKADGIGSQLPAARGNIAYIGPVAERALGLDIPADKLNPKGVLDYLHYNRAYKTDYELYCMRQAQKTAVTGHRAAHEAFLSGMSEFDINQAYLTATGHRDTDVPYSNIVALNEHASVLHYTKLDHHVPSEMRSFLLDAGAEYNGYAADLTRTWAANADTDFAHLIKDVNDEQLGLISTMKAGTSYVDYHIQFHQRIAKLLRKHQIVKDMSEEAMVENDLTGPFMPHGIGHPLGLQVHDVAGFMQDDSGTHLAAPSKYPFLRCTRILEPRMVLTIEPGIYFIESLLAPWREGQFSKHFNWEKIEALKPFGGIRIEDNVVIHENGTENMTRDLKLA encoded by the coding sequence ATGGACTCACTGGCTTCGCTTTATAAAAATCATATCGTTACCCTACAGGAACGTACCCGCGATGTGCTGGCGCGCTTTAAGCTGGACGCGCTGCTGATTCACTCCGGTGAGCTGATGAACACGTTTCTCGACGATCATGCTTATCCCTTCAAAGTTAACCCGCAGTTTAAAGCCTGGGTGCCGGTAACACAGGTTCCCAACTGCTGGCTGCTGGTGGATGGCGTGAACAAGCCGAAACTGTGGTTCTACCTGCCGGTGGACTACTGGCACAACGTGGAACCGCTGCCGACGTCCTTCTGGACGGAAGAAATTGATGTGATTGCGCTGCCGAAAGCCGACGGCATTGGCAGCCAGTTGCCCGCTGCGCGCGGCAACATCGCCTATATCGGCCCTGTTGCGGAGCGCGCGCTGGGTCTGGATATTCCGGCAGATAAACTCAACCCGAAAGGGGTGCTGGATTACCTGCACTATAACCGCGCTTATAAAACCGATTACGAACTGTACTGCATGCGCCAGGCGCAAAAAACGGCCGTTACCGGCCACCGTGCGGCGCATGAAGCCTTCCTGTCCGGCATGAGCGAGTTCGATATCAACCAGGCCTACCTGACCGCCACCGGTCATCGTGATACCGATGTCCCTTACAGCAACATTGTGGCGCTGAACGAGCATGCCTCTGTACTGCACTACACCAAACTGGATCACCATGTACCGTCTGAGATGCGCAGCTTCCTGCTGGATGCGGGCGCGGAGTACAACGGCTACGCGGCTGACCTGACCCGTACCTGGGCGGCGAATGCGGATACGGACTTTGCGCACCTCATTAAAGACGTTAACGATGAACAGCTGGGGCTTATCAGCACCATGAAAGCGGGCACCAGCTACGTGGATTACCACATCCAGTTCCATCAGCGCATCGCCAAACTGCTGCGTAAGCATCAGATTGTAAAAGACATGAGCGAAGAGGCGATGGTCGAGAACGATCTGACCGGGCCATTCATGCCGCACGGTATTGGTCACCCGCTGGGTCTGCAGGTTCATGATGTCGCGGGCTTTATGCAGGATGATTCCGGCACGCATCTGGCCGCACCGTCAAAATATCCTTTCCTGCGTTGCACCCGCATTCTTGAGCCACGCATGGTGCTGACCATTGAGCCGGGGATCTACTTTATCGAATCCCTGCTGGCACCGTGGCGCGAAGGGCAGTTCAGCAAGCACTTCAACTGGGAAAAGATTGAGGCGCTTAAACCGTTTGGCGGTATCCGTATCGAAGACAACGTGGTTATCCACGAAAACGGTACCGAGAACATGACGCGAGATCTGAAGCTGGCCTGA
- the birA gene encoding bifunctional biotin--[acetyl-CoA-carboxylase] ligase/biotin operon repressor BirA: MKDNTVPLTLIGILADGEFHSGEQLGEQLGMSRAGINKHIQTLRDWGVDVFTVPGKGYSLPEPIQLLNEEAIRSQIGQGKVAVLPVIDSTNQYLLDRLADLDSGDACVAEYQQAGRGRRGRKWFSPFGANLYLSMYWRLEQGPAAAVGLSLVIGIVMAEVLHELGADKVRVKWPNDLYLDDRKLAGILVELTGKTGDAAQIVIGAGLNMVMRNVQSDVVNQAWTNLQEAGITIDRNTLAVRMIKELRSSLTLFEQEGLTPFLSRWEKLDNFINRPVKLLIGEREIVGISRGINAQGALLLEQDGAIKPWVGGEISLRSAE, encoded by the coding sequence GTGAAGGATAATACCGTTCCCTTAACCCTGATCGGCATTCTGGCTGACGGAGAGTTTCACTCTGGCGAGCAGCTGGGCGAGCAGTTGGGCATGAGCCGCGCCGGTATTAATAAACATATCCAGACGCTCCGCGACTGGGGGGTCGATGTGTTCACCGTGCCCGGCAAAGGCTACAGCCTGCCGGAGCCTATCCAGCTCCTCAATGAAGAGGCGATCCGTAGCCAGATTGGTCAGGGAAAGGTGGCCGTCCTGCCGGTAATCGATTCTACCAACCAGTACCTGCTGGATCGCCTGGCCGATCTCGACTCGGGTGATGCCTGCGTGGCGGAATATCAGCAGGCCGGGCGGGGCCGCCGTGGGCGCAAATGGTTCTCTCCTTTTGGTGCCAACCTCTACCTGTCAATGTACTGGCGTCTTGAGCAAGGGCCTGCCGCCGCTGTCGGCCTGAGCCTGGTGATTGGGATTGTGATGGCCGAAGTGCTTCACGAGCTGGGTGCCGATAAAGTGCGGGTTAAATGGCCGAACGATCTCTATCTCGACGATCGTAAACTGGCGGGTATCCTGGTTGAATTAACCGGTAAAACCGGCGATGCCGCGCAGATTGTGATTGGCGCTGGCCTGAATATGGTCATGCGTAATGTGCAGAGTGATGTAGTGAATCAGGCCTGGACCAACCTGCAGGAAGCGGGGATCACCATCGATCGTAATACCCTCGCCGTACGCATGATAAAAGAGCTGCGCAGCTCCCTGACGCTCTTTGAGCAGGAAGGGTTAACGCCGTTCCTGTCGCGTTGGGAAAAGCTGGATAACTTTATCAACCGTCCGGTCAAACTGCTGATTGGTGAACGCGAAATCGTCGGGATTTCCCGGGGTATCAATGCACAGGGCGCGCTGCTCCTCGAACAAGACGGCGCGATCAAGCCCTGGGTGGGCGGTGAAATCTCGCTGCGAAGCGCAGAATAA
- the bcsF gene encoding cellulose biosynthesis protein BcsF translates to MSISDILQLVILCALIFFPLGYYARHSLRRMRDTARILFVKPRYVKPAGTLTRAPNVKATRKHD, encoded by the coding sequence ATGAGCATCAGCGATATCCTTCAGCTGGTCATACTCTGTGCGCTGATATTTTTCCCGCTTGGCTACTATGCGCGTCATTCGCTGCGTCGGATGCGCGATACGGCCAGAATACTGTTTGTAAAACCTCGCTACGTTAAACCCGCCGGAACACTGACACGAGCTCCGAACGTCAAGGCAACCCGAAAACATGACTAA
- the fadB gene encoding fatty acid oxidation complex subunit alpha FadB, whose amino-acid sequence MLYKGDTLYLNWLEDGIAELVFDAPGSVNKLDTATVASLGQALDVLEKQPDLKGLLLRSNKAAFIVGADITEFLSLFLVPEEQLSQWLHFANSVFNRLEDLPVPTISAVNGYALGGGCECVLATDYRLATPDLRIGLPETKLGIMPGFGGSVRMPRMLGADSALEIIAAGKDVGAQQALKIGLVDGVVKQEKLIEGSVAVLRQAINGDLDWKAKRQPKLEPLKLSKIEATMSFTIAKGMVMQTAGKHYPAPITAVKTIEAAARLGRDEALKLENQSFVPLAHTNEARALVGIFLNDQFVKGKAKQLTKHVETPKHAAVLGAGIMGGGIAYQSAWKGVPVVMKDISDKSLTLGMTEAAKLLNKQLERGKIDGLKLSSVISTIQPTLEYSGFDRVDVVVEAVVENPKVKKAVLAETEDKVRPDTVLASNTSTIPISELASVLKRPENFCGMHFFNPVHRMPLVEVIRGEKTSDETIAKVVAWASKMGKTPIVVNDCPGFFVNRVLFPYFAGFSQLLRDGADFRKVDKVMEKQFGWPMGPAYLLDVVGIDTAHHAQAVMAAGFPQRMQKDYRDAIDALFDANRFGQKNGMGFWRYKEDSKGKPKKEEDPAVDGLLSDVSQPKRDFTDEEIIARMMIPMINEVVRCLEEGIIASPAEADMALVYGLGFPPFHGGAFRWLDTLGSAKYLDMAQQYQHLGPLYDVPEGLRNKAHHNEPYYPAVEPARPVGELKTA is encoded by the coding sequence ATGCTCTACAAAGGCGACACCCTGTACCTCAACTGGCTGGAAGATGGCATTGCCGAACTGGTGTTCGATGCCCCCGGCTCAGTCAACAAGCTCGATACCGCGACGGTGGCCAGCCTTGGCCAGGCGCTGGACGTGCTTGAAAAACAACCTGATTTAAAAGGGCTGCTGCTGCGCTCAAATAAAGCGGCCTTTATTGTCGGTGCGGATATCACCGAATTCCTCTCGCTGTTCCTCGTTCCGGAAGAACAGCTGAGCCAGTGGCTGCACTTTGCCAACAGCGTCTTTAATCGTCTGGAAGATTTACCGGTTCCGACGATCTCCGCCGTTAACGGCTATGCGCTGGGCGGCGGCTGCGAGTGCGTGCTGGCCACCGATTATCGTCTGGCCACGCCAGACCTGCGCATCGGCCTGCCGGAAACCAAACTGGGCATCATGCCGGGCTTTGGCGGTTCCGTGCGTATGCCACGCATGCTCGGTGCCGACAGCGCGCTGGAAATCATTGCCGCGGGTAAAGACGTTGGCGCGCAGCAGGCGCTGAAAATCGGCCTGGTGGATGGCGTCGTTAAGCAGGAAAAACTGATTGAGGGTTCTGTTGCGGTTCTGCGTCAGGCAATCAATGGCGATCTCGACTGGAAAGCCAAACGCCAGCCGAAGCTCGAGCCGTTAAAGCTCAGCAAAATTGAAGCGACCATGAGCTTCACCATCGCCAAAGGCATGGTGATGCAAACGGCGGGTAAACACTATCCGGCGCCGATCACCGCGGTGAAAACCATCGAGGCGGCAGCCCGCCTGGGACGTGATGAAGCCCTGAAGCTTGAAAACCAAAGCTTTGTCCCGCTGGCGCACACCAATGAGGCCCGCGCGCTGGTTGGCATTTTCCTGAACGATCAGTTCGTGAAGGGTAAAGCCAAACAGTTGACCAAACACGTTGAGACGCCAAAACACGCGGCGGTGCTCGGCGCAGGCATTATGGGCGGCGGTATTGCTTATCAGTCGGCATGGAAAGGTGTGCCGGTGGTGATGAAGGATATCAGCGATAAATCCCTTACGCTGGGCATGACCGAAGCGGCCAAACTGCTCAACAAACAGCTGGAGCGCGGCAAGATTGACGGACTGAAGCTGTCCAGCGTGATCTCCACGATCCAGCCCACGCTGGAATACAGCGGTTTCGATCGCGTGGACGTGGTAGTGGAAGCGGTCGTTGAGAATCCGAAGGTCAAAAAAGCGGTACTGGCCGAGACCGAAGATAAGGTTCGCCCGGACACCGTTCTGGCCTCGAACACCTCCACCATTCCGATTAGCGAACTGGCAAGCGTATTAAAGCGCCCGGAAAACTTCTGCGGCATGCACTTCTTCAACCCGGTGCACCGTATGCCGCTGGTCGAAGTGATCCGCGGTGAAAAAACCTCTGACGAGACCATCGCCAAAGTGGTGGCGTGGGCCAGCAAAATGGGCAAAACGCCGATCGTGGTGAATGACTGTCCGGGCTTCTTCGTCAACCGCGTGCTGTTCCCGTACTTCGCCGGCTTCAGCCAGCTGCTGCGCGACGGCGCGGACTTCCGCAAAGTCGATAAAGTGATGGAAAAACAGTTCGGTTGGCCAATGGGCCCGGCATACCTGCTGGACGTGGTCGGCATCGATACCGCACATCACGCACAGGCGGTGATGGCGGCGGGCTTCCCGCAGCGTATGCAGAAAGATTACCGCGACGCGATTGACGCGCTGTTTGACGCCAACCGTTTTGGTCAGAAAAACGGCATGGGCTTCTGGCGCTATAAAGAAGACAGCAAGGGTAAGCCGAAGAAAGAAGAAGATCCGGCGGTGGATGGCCTGTTGTCCGACGTCAGTCAGCCAAAACGCGACTTTACCGACGAGGAAATCATCGCCCGGATGATGATTCCGATGATTAACGAAGTGGTGCGTTGCCTGGAAGAAGGCATTATCGCCAGCCCGGCCGAAGCGGATATGGCGCTGGTCTATGGCCTTGGCTTCCCACCGTTCCACGGCGGCGCGTTCCGCTGGCTGGACACGCTCGGCAGCGCAAAATATCTCGATATGGCGCAGCAGTACCAGCACCTCGGCCCGCTCTATGACGTGCCGGAAGGTCTGCGTAACAAAGCGCACCATAACGAACCCTACTATCCCGCAGTTGAGCCCGCCCGTCCGGTTGGCGAGCTGAAAACGGCTTAA